The proteins below come from a single Myxosarcina sp. GI1 genomic window:
- a CDS encoding Uma2 family endonuclease, with product MTAITVNFNSIIDISEEQFYQLCIHNPDTKFERNADGEIIVMSPPGGETGKRNAKLIAKFIVWNERTKLGEVFDSSTGYKLPNGANRSPDVSWIERERWNSLTSEQKQKFIPLAPDFALELMSPSDYLVNTQAKMSEYLANGVRLSWLINPEAKQVEIYRLEQDVELLNSPQTLSGEDILPDFVLDLSNIF from the coding sequence ATGACTGCGATTACAGTTAACTTCAACTCCATCATCGACATTAGCGAGGAACAGTTCTATCAACTGTGTATTCATAATCCCGATACCAAATTTGAACGTAATGCCGATGGAGAAATTATTGTCATGTCACCTCCTGGCGGAGAAACAGGAAAACGAAACGCTAAATTAATTGCCAAATTCATTGTTTGGAACGAACGAACTAAGTTAGGAGAGGTGTTTGATTCGTCAACAGGTTACAAACTACCCAACGGTGCCAATCGTTCTCCCGATGTTTCTTGGATTGAACGAGAACGCTGGAATAGTCTTACCTCAGAACAAAAACAAAAGTTTATTCCTCTCGCACCTGATTTTGCATTAGAATTAATGTCTCCTAGCGATTATTTAGTTAATACGCAAGCAAAAATGAGTGAGTATCTCGCTAATGGAGTTAGGCTAAGTTGGTTGATTAATCCTGAAGCCAAACAGGTAGAAATCTATCGCTTAGAGCAAGATGTAGAGTTATTAAATTCGCCTCAGACTTTATCTGGTGAAGATATTTTACCTGACTTTGTATTAGATTTATCTAATATTTTTTAA
- a CDS encoding glutaredoxin yields MANLDTLNAQKVRLYRMLTPEHECPWGVKAVNLLQDKEIEFEDHKLRSREEIDSFKAKHNVKTTPQIFFGEERIGGYTDLADKLDVEVESDEEETSYVPVIAVFSTAGLLALATTMGITGFMGYSLSLLASLKLMDIESFAQGFEKYDLITKRIRPYAKVYPFAELAIGLGFLSGVAPLVTGIASLAIGVSGGISVFKAVYIDKLDLNCACVGGGSRTPLGIVSFAENAIMAIMGAVLIFSTTTGEAESVKHKEVEPNAIVRLQDANN; encoded by the coding sequence ATGGCTAATTTAGATACTTTAAACGCGCAAAAAGTTAGACTATATCGAATGTTGACCCCCGAACACGAATGTCCCTGGGGAGTAAAAGCAGTTAATTTACTTCAAGATAAAGAAATTGAATTTGAAGACCACAAACTGCGATCTCGTGAAGAAATAGATTCGTTTAAAGCCAAACACAATGTAAAGACCACACCGCAGATATTTTTTGGTGAGGAGAGAATTGGCGGTTATACAGACTTGGCTGACAAATTAGATGTAGAAGTAGAAAGTGATGAAGAAGAAACTTCCTACGTTCCCGTTATTGCCGTATTTTCTACCGCAGGACTGTTGGCTTTAGCTACTACGATGGGCATAACGGGGTTTATGGGTTACTCTCTTTCCCTGCTAGCATCTCTCAAACTAATGGATATCGAATCTTTTGCCCAAGGGTTTGAGAAATACGATTTAATTACCAAAAGAATCAGACCCTATGCCAAAGTATATCCTTTTGCCGAACTGGCGATTGGACTGGGCTTTTTATCAGGCGTAGCACCCTTGGTAACGGGAATAGCTTCTCTAGCAATTGGTGTTAGTGGCGGAATTTCGGTATTTAAAGCAGTCTATATCGATAAGTTAGACCTTAACTGTGCCTGTGTCGGTGGAGGTTCGAGAACGCCATTGGGCATTGTTAGCTTTGCTGAAAATGCGATTATGGCAATTATGGGTGCCGTACTTATTTTTTCTACCACTACGGGAGAAGCAGAATCGGTAAAACACAAAGAAGTCGAACCAAACGCTATTGTTCGCTTGCAGGATGCAAATAATTAA
- a CDS encoding DUF3122 domain-containing protein gives MSVYLLKAIKFCLVRLKKVFLAIGLALLISVTASMFCLPANAVLRQHHETPGVLRYHAQDSLKDKQGNAWQVVLFPDKQAATKYYLRLVGFPGLVKFAHPRSLEIITSEGKVLTATDAYANSAPANNVGQYDVTEIISQFPQKGSLKLVITLQSDRDLSLKISQQILTEWQLLAKEIES, from the coding sequence ATGTCGGTGTATTTATTGAAAGCAATTAAATTTTGTTTGGTTCGACTCAAAAAAGTTTTTCTTGCAATTGGACTGGCGTTATTAATTTCTGTTACTGCTTCAATGTTTTGTCTGCCAGCAAACGCAGTCTTGAGACAACACCACGAAACGCCTGGAGTATTGCGCTATCACGCCCAAGATTCGCTGAAAGACAAACAGGGTAATGCTTGGCAAGTAGTCTTGTTTCCCGACAAACAGGCAGCAACTAAATATTATTTACGTTTGGTTGGCTTTCCTGGGTTGGTAAAATTCGCTCATCCGCGATCGCTAGAAATTATTACTTCTGAAGGTAAAGTTTTAACGGCAACCGATGCTTATGCTAATTCTGCTCCCGCTAACAATGTCGGTCAATACGACGTAACCGAGATAATATCGCAGTTTCCCCAAAAAGGCAGTTTAAAATTAGTCATTACTCTCCAAAGCGATCGCGATTTGTCTTTAAAAATTTCCCAACAGATATTAACTGAGTGGCAACTGTTAGCTAAAGAAATTGAAAGTTAA
- a CDS encoding transporter: MPRIEFSFLVLLGAIAATMSVADRSLAVDHNNLDANRPLDFDDADSIGFREQALDLGAALTIPEGESVGGEFEIEYLYGFAPNTHLNIGIDPSIEEDSDETEFSIGDLSVGVLHNFNREYNNTPAFALRGDAAFPTGNDSEGVDFRLRGIASKTVGQYNRLHLNLDANLATATEDGDRSFVPGVILGYSRPIGYSTNFTRTFLAQAGVRGSEAEDDGAVVTLGVGLRQQIGYQSVLDFGILGDIAGEEGETNELRLVAGYSFAF; encoded by the coding sequence ATGCCTAGAATAGAATTTTCTTTCTTAGTCTTGCTAGGTGCGATCGCTGCTACCATGTCTGTAGCAGATCGCTCTCTGGCAGTGGATCACAATAATCTTGATGCCAATCGCCCTCTCGATTTTGATGATGCCGACTCCATTGGTTTTCGCGAACAGGCTTTAGATTTGGGTGCAGCTTTGACTATTCCTGAAGGTGAATCTGTAGGAGGTGAATTTGAAATCGAGTATCTCTACGGTTTTGCGCCCAATACCCATCTTAATATTGGGATCGATCCTAGTATTGAAGAAGATAGTGATGAGACAGAATTTAGTATTGGCGATCTATCTGTAGGAGTGTTACATAACTTCAACCGCGAATACAATAATACTCCTGCTTTTGCCCTGCGGGGTGATGCAGCTTTTCCCACAGGAAATGATTCAGAAGGTGTAGATTTTCGCCTGCGAGGAATTGCCAGCAAAACTGTAGGACAGTATAATCGCCTCCATCTCAATTTAGATGCTAATCTTGCTACCGCTACTGAAGATGGCGATCGCTCTTTTGTTCCTGGAGTAATTTTGGGTTATTCCCGACCCATAGGCTATTCGACAAATTTTACCCGTACTTTTTTAGCGCAAGCAGGAGTAAGAGGTAGCGAAGCAGAAGACGATGGTGCAGTAGTTACATTAGGAGTGGGTTTACGCCAACAGATAGGCTATCAAAGTGTTCTCGATTTTGGCATCTTGGGTGACATCGCAGGGGAAGAGGGCGAAACAAATGAGTTACGTTTGGTAGCTGGTTATTCTTTTGCTTTTTAA
- a CDS encoding type II toxin-antitoxin system VapC family toxin, with the protein MPLSVVTLWKLSIKVSNGKLTIPQPLNKLVERECPQDNIKIIDIKPIHAIDAGSLPLHHKDPFDRMIITQAIIENLTIVTSDTIFHKYDVSVLF; encoded by the coding sequence ATGCCCTTATCAGTAGTGACTCTTTGGAAACTAAGTATCAAAGTTAGCAATGGTAAACTAACTATACCTCAACCTCTTAATAAATTAGTAGAAAGAGAATGTCCTCAAGATAATATCAAAATTATAGATATTAAGCCGATTCATGCAATTGATGCTGGCTCTCTTCCACTACATCACAAAGATCCTTTCGATCGCATGATTATTACACAGGCAATCATTGAAAATCTAACTATTGTGACTTCAGATACTATATTTCATAAATACGATGTTTCTGTCTTGTTTTAG
- the rdgB gene encoding RdgB/HAM1 family non-canonical purine NTP pyrophosphatase — protein MRKLVVATGNPGKLHEMQEYLTGLDWQLELKPKSIDIAETGATFSENARLKACGVAKATNQWAIADDSGLAVDALDGAPGIYSARYGNSDTEKITRLLKELGNNLNRKAQFICAIAIARPDGSIALETEGICQGEIIDSPRGNGGFGYDPIFFVPQQQQTFAEMPSETKNRVSHRGIAFGQLLPKFKEL, from the coding sequence ATGAGAAAATTAGTTGTAGCTACTGGCAATCCTGGCAAACTGCATGAAATGCAAGAATATCTAACGGGATTAGATTGGCAATTAGAATTAAAACCAAAATCTATAGATATTGCTGAAACTGGAGCTACTTTTAGCGAAAATGCTCGTCTTAAAGCCTGCGGAGTCGCCAAAGCTACAAACCAATGGGCGATCGCTGATGATTCTGGTTTGGCAGTAGATGCCCTCGACGGCGCACCTGGGATTTATTCAGCACGTTATGGCAATAGCGATACAGAAAAAATTACTAGATTGCTAAAAGAACTAGGAAACAATCTCAACCGTAAAGCTCAGTTTATTTGCGCTATTGCGATCGCTCGTCCCGATGGTTCGATCGCATTAGAAACAGAAGGCATCTGTCAGGGAGAAATTATCGACTCTCCTCGCGGTAACGGTGGTTTTGGTTACGATCCCATTTTTTTTGTTCCCCAACAGCAACAAACCTTTGCTGAGATGCCTTCTGAAACTAAAAATCGCGTAAGTCATCGGGGTATTGCTTTTGGGCAATTATTACCCAAATTTAAAGAGTTATAA
- a CDS encoding sterol desaturase family protein, whose protein sequence is MTKLASVFEVLAVILLKTFSVALSILLIGDFLSTFLYHVPEHVFGKFHSIVHHGKNRSFIHYAVLTKNPLVLIDGFLGALPYFVFLPFSWQISPIGSLLGIILGELHVIWRHVSIINWQTPKAIAIACKLLFITTPEQHWLHHQDANLAYGDIFTFYDRPARVWMKFLLTIKRKYYRHSKISKA, encoded by the coding sequence GTGACTAAGCTAGCGTCTGTATTTGAGGTGTTAGCTGTGATTTTACTTAAAACTTTTTCTGTTGCTCTATCAATATTATTAATAGGAGACTTTTTATCGACCTTTTTGTACCACGTTCCCGAACACGTTTTTGGCAAATTTCATAGTATTGTTCATCATGGCAAAAATCGTAGCTTTATTCATTATGCGGTATTAACCAAAAACCCATTAGTGCTTATAGATGGTTTTTTAGGCGCGTTACCTTATTTTGTTTTTCTTCCTTTTAGCTGGCAAATATCTCCAATTGGTTCGTTATTAGGAATAATTTTAGGTGAGCTACACGTAATTTGGCGACACGTTTCAATTATTAATTGGCAAACCCCTAAAGCGATCGCCATAGCCTGTAAACTGTTGTTTATTACTACTCCCGAACAACATTGGCTGCATCATCAAGATGCTAACTTAGCTTATGGTGATATTTTTACTTTCTACGATCGCCCCGCTAGAGTTTGGATGAAATTTTTGCTAACTATTAAACGAAAATACTATCGGCATTCTAAGATATCCAAAGCTTAA
- a CDS encoding CYTH domain-containing protein: protein MPQEIERKFLVKGNDWRKLSEGVPYSQGYISTTGKQTVRVRTVGDRGFITIKGPREGISRAEFEYSIPYQDAIEILDTLCDRPLIKKTRYKIPVDDVVWEVDEFAGENEGLVIAEVELLDEQQTIDLPDWIDREVDDPKYFNANLAKHPYSQWQEKQNIM, encoded by the coding sequence ATGCCGCAAGAAATCGAACGTAAATTTTTAGTTAAAGGGAATGATTGGCGTAAGCTATCTGAAGGAGTTCCATATTCTCAAGGCTATATTTCTACTACGGGCAAACAAACCGTTAGAGTTAGAACTGTTGGCGATCGCGGCTTTATAACTATTAAAGGACCTCGTGAGGGGATTTCGAGAGCCGAGTTTGAATATTCCATCCCCTATCAAGATGCAATTGAAATTCTTGATACTTTGTGCGATCGCCCGTTAATTAAAAAAACTAGATATAAAATACCTGTAGATGATGTTGTCTGGGAAGTAGATGAATTTGCTGGCGAAAATGAAGGGTTGGTTATTGCTGAAGTAGAACTGCTAGACGAACAACAAACTATAGACTTACCAGACTGGATCGATCGCGAAGTAGACGACCCTAAATACTTTAATGCAAATTTAGCCAAACATCCCTATAGTCAATGGCAAGAAAAACAGAACATAATGTAA
- a CDS encoding P-II family nitrogen regulator, with product MKKVAAIIHSHKLDDVKLALVSAGVIGMTMSEVKSFGRQKGLTTRYRGQEYQSEFITKIKIEVVVEDEQVDLVVREISSAGRTGAIGDGKIFVSPVAEIIRIRTKETGTAAI from the coding sequence TTGAAAAAAGTAGCGGCAATAATTCATTCACATAAACTTGACGACGTTAAACTAGCTTTAGTTAGTGCGGGAGTTATCGGTATGACTATGTCTGAAGTCAAAAGTTTTGGTCGTCAGAAAGGACTGACAACTCGTTACCGAGGTCAAGAATATCAGTCTGAATTTATTACTAAAATTAAAATAGAAGTAGTAGTAGAAGACGAACAAGTAGATTTAGTCGTGCGAGAAATTTCTTCGGCAGGGCGTACTGGTGCTATTGGAGATGGTAAAATTTTTGTTTCTCCAGTTGCCGAAATTATTAGAATTAGAACTAAAGAAACTGGAACTGCGGCAATTTAA
- a CDS encoding GrpB family protein, with amino-acid sequence MKVEVVPHNPQWKNAFKVESKQIAKAIGENIITIHHIGSTAISTIYAKPIIDFLVEVSDLALVDERNTEMEALGYEAMGEFGIKNRRYFRKHNLLGIRTHHVHIFEVNSPEVKRHLAFRDYLIAYPQVAWEYSALKRKLAQKYPEDIEGYMDGKDRFIKDIEKKAVKWYGDR; translated from the coding sequence ATGAAAGTAGAAGTCGTTCCCCATAACCCTCAATGGAAAAATGCTTTTAAAGTTGAGTCAAAGCAGATAGCTAAAGCTATTGGTGAAAACATTATTACCATTCACCATATTGGCAGCACCGCTATTTCTACAATTTACGCCAAACCGATTATCGATTTTTTGGTAGAAGTTAGCGATCTTGCTTTAGTAGATGAACGTAATACGGAAATGGAAGCGTTGGGATATGAAGCGATGGGAGAATTTGGTATAAAAAATCGTCGCTATTTCCGCAAGCATAATTTATTGGGCATTAGAACCCATCATGTTCATATTTTTGAAGTAAACTCGCCAGAAGTAAAGCGACATTTAGCATTTCGAGATTATCTTATCGCCTATCCTCAAGTTGCTTGGGAATACAGCGCTCTCAAGCGTAAACTAGCCCAAAAATATCCTGAAGACATAGAAGGATATATGGATGGCAAAGATAGATTTATTAAAGATATCGAAAAAAAGGCAGTTAAATGGTATGGCGATCGCTAA
- a CDS encoding multicopper oxidase family protein, with protein MVNIDRRRFVILGVAGAGTAWLSNWLLRGTSNSSISQASDSLPPVYQSSNGLLELNLEAREYPIDLNGKQAYLLAYNGQVPAPRLEAKPGDKVRIHFTNNLTQPTNIHFHGLHIPITGNADNVFLKIEPGNKHTYEFQIPANHPAGTFWYHPHLHGLVAEQLFGGLAGLFVVRGELDNIPEIKAAQEEFLVLQDFALDNDGSLMGSMHMSLMSGREGDIIIVNGSIEPTISSSAKRLLRLRILNASPSRFYRLALEKHSFYQIATDGGALNKPVELSELLLTPGQRAEVLVKGDKPGQYRLLNLPYDRGSMGMMGGGMMGGGMMGNNDSDEPIALATIDYKSLISTTLPTKLNSIAKLPEPEVLRRFELNHGMNPTVGMAFLINGKPYERDRTDTQVKLNTIEDWEIANTGVMDHPFHIHGNAFQVISRNGKPESLLAWRDTVLVKRGETVRIRIPFNDFAGKTVYHCHVLDHEDLGMMGNLAIEA; from the coding sequence ATGGTTAATATAGATCGCCGTCGGTTCGTTATTTTAGGTGTTGCTGGTGCGGGAACAGCTTGGTTGAGCAACTGGTTGTTAAGAGGAACTTCTAATAGTTCAATCTCACAAGCCTCAGACAGTCTGCCACCAGTGTATCAAAGCAGTAACGGACTCTTGGAACTAAACCTGGAAGCCAGGGAATATCCCATCGATTTAAATGGAAAGCAAGCATATTTGTTGGCTTATAATGGGCAAGTTCCCGCACCCCGTTTGGAAGCTAAACCAGGAGACAAAGTTCGCATTCACTTTACTAATAATCTGACTCAACCAACTAATATTCACTTTCACGGGTTGCACATTCCCATTACGGGTAATGCAGATAATGTCTTTTTAAAAATAGAACCAGGTAATAAACATACTTACGAGTTTCAAATTCCTGCCAATCATCCAGCAGGAACCTTTTGGTATCATCCTCATTTACATGGTTTGGTAGCCGAACAGCTATTTGGTGGGTTGGCAGGTTTATTTGTCGTGCGTGGCGAACTAGACAACATTCCCGAAATAAAAGCCGCACAAGAAGAGTTCTTAGTCCTGCAAGACTTTGCATTAGACAATGATGGCAGTTTGATGGGATCGATGCACATGTCTTTGATGTCAGGTAGAGAAGGCGACATCATTATAGTTAATGGCTCGATCGAGCCTACTATTTCATCATCAGCCAAAAGATTGCTACGGTTGCGAATTCTTAATGCTTCTCCCTCCCGTTTTTATCGGCTGGCATTAGAAAAACATTCTTTTTATCAAATTGCTACTGATGGGGGTGCATTAAATAAGCCAGTAGAACTTAGTGAATTACTACTCACACCAGGACAAAGAGCCGAAGTTTTAGTAAAAGGAGACAAACCAGGACAATATCGCTTGCTTAATCTACCTTACGATCGCGGCAGTATGGGCATGATGGGTGGTGGTATGATGGGCGGCGGTATGATGGGTAATAACGATTCCGACGAACCGATCGCTCTGGCAACAATCGACTACAAGTCTTTAATTTCAACTACTCTACCTACTAAACTTAATTCCATTGCTAAATTACCAGAACCAGAGGTATTAAGACGCTTTGAACTCAATCATGGCATGAATCCCACTGTAGGCATGGCATTTCTAATTAATGGTAAGCCATACGAGCGCGATCGCACCGATACTCAAGTCAAACTTAATACCATCGAAGATTGGGAAATTGCTAATACAGGAGTAATGGATCATCCCTTTCACATTCACGGTAATGCTTTTCAAGTTATCAGTCGCAACGGCAAACCCGAATCATTACTTGCCTGGCGAGATACAGTACTGGTTAAAAGAGGCGAAACCGTCCGTATCCGCATACCTTTTAATGATTTTGCGGGTAAAACTGTATATCACTGTCACGTTCTCGACCACGAAGATTTAGGCATGATGGGCAATTTAGCGATCGAAGCTTAA
- a CDS encoding permease → MNDSGFLSTYSEAVLTSLSFFWKALWAFILGYIVSSAIQVFVTRERMKQTMGEAGKKSIALGTFFGFISSSCSFAALATTKSLFKKGAGFVPALAFLLASTNLVIELGFIIAIFLGWQFVVGEYLGGLILIILTWQIVRFTRPKELIRKVRRKLNDEEGKEKNDKDIPDWKERITSKQAWKQVARHYFMEWGMVWKDVTFGFTIAGVIAAFVPTAFFQTLFIGSGQNSNPGFFAILEHTIVGPVAAFFTFIGSMGNIPLASILYSNGVSFAGVMAFIFSDLVVFPVIRVNAKYYGWKLALYILGVFLAALIATAIIMHYGFALFGLLPQNSGGQSAAQTERFAIDYTFWLNLIFLVITGILTWLRFGGDKQQQHQHHHHGGNKGIVEQVLFYLAILSYIWLAGGIIVSLIT, encoded by the coding sequence ATGAACGATAGCGGATTTTTAAGTACTTACAGCGAAGCAGTTCTAACTTCTCTAAGCTTTTTCTGGAAAGCGTTGTGGGCGTTTATTCTCGGCTATATTGTCAGTAGCGCAATTCAAGTTTTTGTCACTCGCGAACGCATGAAACAGACGATGGGAGAAGCGGGTAAAAAAAGTATTGCTTTAGGTACGTTCTTTGGTTTTATCTCTAGTTCCTGTAGCTTTGCGGCATTAGCTACTACCAAGTCTTTATTTAAAAAAGGTGCGGGGTTCGTTCCTGCTTTGGCTTTTCTGTTAGCTTCGACTAATTTAGTAATCGAATTAGGCTTTATTATTGCTATTTTTCTTGGCTGGCAATTTGTAGTTGGTGAATATTTAGGTGGTTTGATACTAATTATTCTGACTTGGCAAATTGTGCGTTTTACTCGTCCTAAAGAATTAATTAGAAAAGTTCGCAGAAAGTTAAACGACGAAGAAGGAAAAGAGAAGAATGATAAAGATATTCCCGACTGGAAAGAGAGAATTACCAGCAAGCAAGCATGGAAGCAAGTAGCACGTCATTACTTTATGGAATGGGGTATGGTGTGGAAAGATGTTACTTTTGGCTTTACTATTGCGGGAGTTATTGCCGCTTTTGTTCCTACCGCTTTTTTTCAAACTTTATTTATCGGTTCGGGACAAAATAGTAACCCAGGTTTTTTCGCAATTTTAGAACATACTATTGTTGGTCCTGTAGCTGCTTTTTTTACCTTTATCGGTTCGATGGGTAATATTCCCTTAGCCTCTATTCTCTATAGCAACGGGGTCAGTTTTGCAGGGGTAATGGCATTTATTTTTAGCGATCTGGTAGTTTTTCCAGTAATTCGCGTTAATGCTAAATATTATGGCTGGAAGCTAGCATTATATATTCTCGGTGTCTTTTTAGCAGCATTGATAGCGACGGCGATTATCATGCACTACGGATTTGCTTTGTTTGGCTTATTACCGCAAAATAGTGGCGGACAAAGCGCGGCGCAGACAGAGCGTTTTGCTATTGACTATACTTTTTGGCTCAATCTTATTTTCTTAGTGATAACGGGGATTTTAACCTGGTTGCGTTTCGGTGGTGATAAGCAACAGCAGCATCAACATCATCACCACGGAGGCAATAAGGGCATCGTCGAACAAGTTCTTTTTTATCTGGCAATTCTTTCTTATATCTGGCTAGCTGGCGGTATTATTGTTTCTCTAATTACTTAG
- a CDS encoding heavy metal-responsive transcriptional regulator produces the protein MNEATFLKIGELAKQTGLAVGTLRYYSDLGLLQPVQRGDNGYRYYSHDASQQVEFIKKAQTLGFTLEEIKQILDVRDRGEKPCSLVQSLLNNKIKQLEIQIKQMTLFKAELEEYRSAWTNNPSPESKPQEVCPLISSVSLHSASLN, from the coding sequence ATGAACGAAGCAACTTTTCTGAAAATTGGCGAACTAGCCAAGCAGACGGGTTTAGCAGTGGGAACCCTTCGTTACTACAGCGATTTAGGACTTCTACAACCAGTGCAAAGAGGGGACAATGGATATCGTTACTACAGTCATGATGCCAGTCAACAAGTAGAATTTATTAAAAAAGCTCAAACTCTGGGGTTTACTCTTGAAGAAATCAAGCAAATTTTAGATGTAAGAGATAGAGGAGAAAAACCCTGTAGCTTAGTACAAAGCTTATTAAATAACAAAATAAAGCAGTTAGAAATTCAAATAAAGCAAATGACTTTGTTTAAAGCCGAATTAGAAGAATATCGCAGTGCTTGGACAAATAACCCCAGTCCCGAATCAAAGCCTCAAGAAGTTTGTCCTCTAATTTCTAGTGTATCTTTGCATTCTGCATCACTAAACTAA
- a CDS encoding type II toxin-antitoxin system Phd/YefM family antitoxin produces the protein MNEPINIHEAKTQLSKLLSRVALGEEFTIANRGVPVAKLVPYHPSKDESEKPTAWLTLRVPGRLTNQIYISDDFNELDKEMMGLFYGEE, from the coding sequence ATGAACGAACCAATTAACATTCATGAGGCTAAAACTCAACTATCAAAACTATTGTCACGAGTGGCTTTAGGAGAAGAATTTACTATTGCCAATCGTGGTGTACCCGTTGCCAAGCTTGTTCCTTATCATCCATCTAAAGACGAAAGCGAAAAGCCTACGGCATGGCTGACGCTACGTGTACCAGGAAGGCTGACTAATCAAATTTATATCAGTGATGACTTTAATGAATTAGATAAAGAAATGATGGGATTATTTTACGGGGAAGAATAA
- a CDS encoding DUF411 domain-containing protein: protein MSKLWKKRSLLTILGIALIATLGTGYFSAESNANSNTGDRVNVWDRETVSDYRGTLDMTVYRSPNCGCCGIWVEHAQKHDFKVKDIKTEDMEAIKQKYGVPPQLASCHTTIIDGYVMEGHIPADDIKRFLAAQPDAVGLAVPGMPLGTPGMEAGDKKQPFQVLSFNERGEVQVFKEYQSY, encoded by the coding sequence ATGTCAAAACTTTGGAAAAAGCGATCGCTATTAACAATATTAGGAATTGCTTTAATAGCAACCTTGGGAACGGGTTATTTTTCTGCTGAAAGTAATGCCAATAGCAATACAGGCGATCGCGTCAACGTTTGGGATCGAGAAACAGTATCAGATTATCGGGGAACATTAGATATGACCGTATATCGTAGCCCTAACTGTGGTTGCTGCGGAATATGGGTCGAACATGCCCAAAAACACGATTTTAAAGTTAAAGATATCAAAACTGAAGACATGGAAGCTATTAAGCAAAAATACGGCGTACCTCCCCAGCTAGCTTCATGTCATACGACTATTATCGACGGCTATGTGATGGAGGGACATATTCCTGCTGACGACATCAAACGTTTTCTCGCTGCCCAACCCGATGCAGTAGGTTTAGCCGTACCTGGAATGCCTTTGGGAACACCAGGAATGGAAGCAGGAGATAAAAAACAACCCTTTCAAGTACTGTCGTTTAACGAAAGGGGTGAAGTGCAAGTATTTAAAGAATATCAATCTTATTGA
- a CDS encoding Crp/Fnr family transcriptional regulator, which yields MLLSEKLVSDRYFKAKKQDLLLQLYEKGEEVPLSDTGIWQVYRGVVQLSRISHRGKEVILGWATVNSAFSSLGYENQIYRAVALSNVYVRYYTPQEIGKNPLLSRQLLAQLSDRLIKSEELLAIVGLRKVEDRLWELLCLLKQEIGQAVAEGTRIQIRFTHQNLADIICTTRVTITRVLGEILDKGWIDIDGDRHIVVKSKQ from the coding sequence ATGCTTCTATCAGAGAAACTTGTCTCAGATCGTTATTTCAAAGCTAAAAAACAAGATCTGCTCCTCCAGCTATACGAGAAGGGTGAGGAAGTACCTCTTTCAGATACTGGAATTTGGCAAGTTTATCGCGGCGTAGTTCAATTGAGTAGAATTAGCCACAGAGGTAAAGAAGTAATTTTGGGATGGGCAACTGTTAATTCAGCTTTCAGTAGCTTGGGATACGAGAACCAGATCTATCGTGCTGTTGCGCTTAGCAATGTCTATGTTCGATATTACACACCCCAAGAGATCGGAAAAAACCCTCTTTTGTCCCGTCAGTTATTAGCTCAGTTAAGCGATCGCCTGATTAAATCTGAGGAGTTGCTGGCGATCGTTGGTTTGAGAAAAGTAGAAGATCGTTTGTGGGAATTATTATGTCTTCTCAAACAAGAAATAGGACAAGCTGTAGCTGAAGGTACGCGCATCCAAATTCGTTTTACCCATCAAAATTTAGCAGATATTATCTGTACTACTAGAGTAACTATTACCAGAGTTTTAGGCGAAATTTTAGATAAAGGCTGGATCGATATCGATGGCGATCGCCATATTGTCGTTAAGTCTAAACAATAG